A stretch of Gossypium hirsutum isolate 1008001.06 chromosome A06, Gossypium_hirsutum_v2.1, whole genome shotgun sequence DNA encodes these proteins:
- the LOC107963240 gene encoding uncharacterized protein produces MARDDALSQAMLRILERVTGPNTRSRGRWSVTEQLQSNGTELFRGVTGVAPNVPGYWIEVTERIMDDLDYTSEKKLKGVVLLLRDEANLWWLTVKESTQADCLSWEFFKSVVQGEYVGASYIDGRRREFLNLTQRDRSVAEYEAKFLRLSHYGRGMVASKYERCARFKDSLRDNLKVLIAPQKKLELFVLVEKAKITEEVKHAEHQNRDRERGRNKRDSEPSNSVQRLKKKVRTDGSVRAGSPVAPTGLHLCRDCGRHHQGECLSRTRACLRCGSPEHHIRDCPLRDDQVQALGSGTAQLQRVVRQPPRGYHQSRGGNGMG; encoded by the coding sequence ATGGCTAGGGACGACGCATTGTCTCAGGCTATGTTAAGGATACTGGAGAGGGTCACTGGGCCCAACACTAGATCTAGGGGCCGATGGTCGGTTACGGAACAACTCCAGTCCAATGGAACTGAACTTTTTAGAGGTGTCACAGGAGTCGCCCCTAATGTGCCTGGGTATTGGATTGAGGTTActgagaggatcatggatgatttAGACTATACATCTGAGAAGAAACTGAAGGGTGTAGTCTTGTTGCTTCGCGATGAGGCTAACCTATGGTGGCTAACCGTTAAGGAGAGCACTCAAGCTGATTGTTTGTCTTGGGAGTTCTTTAAGTCTGTCGTCCAAGGGGAGTATGTGGGTGCAAGTTACATTGATGGTCGTAGGCGTGAGTTTCTAAACCTCACTCAAAGAGACCGatctgtggccgagtatgaggccaaatttctgagactgagccaCTATGGACGAGGTATGGTGGCGTCAAAATATGAAAGATGTGCCCGTTTTAAAGATAGCCTTAGGGATAACTTGAAggtactgatagctccacagaagAAGCTAGAGTTGTTTGTTCTGGTGGAGAAAGCGAAGATCACCGAAGAGGTTAAGCACGCTGAGCACCAAAACAGAGATCGTGagagaggtaggaacaagagggattcagagccttCGAATTCAGTACAAAGGCTTAAGAAAAAGGTCAGGACTGATGGGTCGGTTAGAGCTGGGTCCCCTGTTGCTCCTACTGGATTGCATCTGTGTAGAGATTGTGGTAGACACCATCAAGGTGAGTGTTTGAGTAGGACTAGGGCATGTCTGAGATGTGGGTCCCCTGAGCACCATATTCGAGATTGTCCATTGAGGGACGATCAGGTGCAAGCTCTGGGTTCTGGTACTGCACAGCTACAGAGGGTAGTCCGGCAGCCACCTAGGGGATATCATCAgtctaggggtggtaatggtatgggctgA